One part of the Lytechinus pictus isolate F3 Inbred chromosome 3, Lp3.0, whole genome shotgun sequence genome encodes these proteins:
- the LOC129256271 gene encoding acetylcholinesterase-like isoform X3, translating to MMIRYNTVFFSLCVQFLVGLHAFQPVACNENCKAPTINAGSSTIEGSCSTFHANELGVDRQVASYRGLRYAKPPVGRRRFTPPELQDLDLKVDGNSGGPSCPQGLHPVYNTESGSDEDCLFLDVFVPLPQVGDNIIPPNLGVMDQITALNWIRKYISAFGGDPNRVSLFGDSAGSASIHIHIMSPLSSGLFHRAIMQSGASTSSWARSPDLATARNRAQTLGRLVGCGEVPSSAQLLECLEQIPAYEIVAMQQRVLADTGDSADIAFLPVIDHVVIPDTPDIVGKMGSYNNVSLIVGANADEGMMTMMKLFPKAITTPTVTRQELRHYMSTVIKVEDSILQDLIELVYDVDEHESPSHTNRMYSDRGQNKDEYLTELMNDGMLNVFDKLNDIVGDMTMFCPTIAVADFAADAGLKVYRYHMTHRPSQSFWRPITWTRVNHGENLLFVFGVHFLPHLNWTLTPEEVNMTSRIIQYWTNFASSGDPNQNEDSPWLMNDLPDWPLYDPITTDLSKNISPAMTDDSAFKSRECRFWNMIFARLQTRLR from the exons ATGATGATTCGTTACAATActgtatttttctctctttgcgTTCAATTTCTTGTGGGACTACACGCATTTCAACCTGTTGCTTGCAACGAGAATTGCAAAGCTCCAACGATCAATGCCGGATCTAGCACCATCGAGGGATCTTGTTCAACGTTCCATGCCAATGAACTTGGAGTTGACCGCCAAGTGGCATCTTACCGTGGTCTTCGCTATGCAAAGCCTCCTGTGGGACGCCGACGATTCACTCCTCCAGAATTGCAGGATTTGGACTTGAAAGTAGATGGAAATTCGGGTGGACCAAGTTGTCCACAGGGACTTCATCCAGTATACAACACCGAGTCTGGCAGTGACGAGGATTGCCTCTTTCTTGATGTTTTTGTGCCTCTGCCACAAGTGG GGGACAATATCATACCACCAAATCTCGGTGTTATGGACCAAATAACAGCCTTGAATTGGATTAGGAAATACATATCAG CATTTGGAGGTGATCCAAATCGAGTGTCTCTCTTTGGTGATAGCGCGGGATCAGCAAGCATTCATATCCATATCATGTCTCCATTGTCGTCTGGTCTATTTCATCGAGCAATCATGCAG AGCGGagcatcaacatcatcatgggCAAGGTCTCCCGACCTAGCAACAGCACGAAACAGAGCTCAGACCCTAGGTCGACTGGTGGGGTGTGGTGAAGTTCCATCTTCTGCACAACTTTTAGAATGTCTCGAGCAAATTCCTGCATATGAAATTGTTGCTATGCAGCAACGA GTGTTAGCTGACACGGGAGATTCGGCTGATATCGCATTCCTCCCCGTAATCGATCATGTAGTCATCCCTGATACTCCGGACATCGTTGGCAAAATGGGTTCGTACAACAATGTTAGCCTCATCGTTGGGGCTAACGCAGATGAGGggatgatgaccatgatgaagCTGTTTCCAAAGGCGATTACGACACCCACAGTCACTCGTCAAGAGCTGCGGCATTACATGTCGACCGTTATCAAGGTGGAGGATTCCATCCTTCAAGACCTGATCGAACTGGTATACGATGTGGACGAACATGAAAGCCCTTCACATACGAATAGGATGTACAGTGATCGAGGCCAAAATAAAGACGAGTACTTAACTGAGTTAATGAATGATGGAATGTTGAACGTGTTTGATAAGCTCAATGACATCGTCGGCGATATGACCATGTTTTGTCCTACCATCGCTGTGGCAGATTTTGCAGCCGATGCGGGATTGAAAGTATATCGTTATCATATGACTCACAG ACCCAGCCAGTCATTTTGGCGTCCCATAACTTGGACCCGTGTTAACCATGGTGAGAATCTTCTCTTTGTATTTGGGGTACACTTCCTACCCCATCTTAATTGGACCTTAACACCAGAAGAAGTAAATATGACGTCACGCATCATCCAGTATTGGACCAACTTCGCCTCTTCGGG AGACCCGAATCAAAATGAAGACAGTCCATGGCTGATGAACGACTTACCAGATTGGCCGCTCTACGATCCTATCACAACAGATCTCTCTAAGAACATTTCACCAGCAATGACAGATGATTCCGCTTTCAAATCTAGAGAATGTAGATTTTGGAATATGATATTCGCGCGTTTACAAACTCGTCTTCGatga
- the LOC129256271 gene encoding cholinesterase 2-like isoform X4 — MMIRYNTVFFSLCVQFLVGLHAFQPVACNENCKAPTINAGSSTIEGSCSTFHANELGVDRQVASYRGLRYAKPPVGRRRFTPPELQDLDLKVDGNSGGPSCPQGLHPVYNTESGSDEDCLFLDVFVPLPQRDVPLAVLVWLHGGGFMYGAGTVPMLSPLPLVALGDVIVVTINYRLGALGYLTTGDNIIPPNLGVMDQITALNWIRKYISAFGGDPNRVSLFGDSAGSASIHIHIMSPLSSGLFHRAIMQSGASTSSWARSPDLATARNRAQTLGRLVGCGEVPSSAQLLECLEQIPAYEIVAMQQRVLADTGDSADIAFLPVIDHVVIPDTPDIVGKMGSYNNVSLIVGANADEGMMTMMKLFPKAITTPTVTRQELRHYMSTVIKVEDSILQDLIELVYDVDEHESPSHTNRMYSDRGQNKDEYLTELMNDGMLNVFDKLNDIVGDMTMFCPTIAVADFAADAGLKVYRYHMTHRPSQSFWRPITWTRVNHETRIKMKTVHG; from the exons ATGATGATTCGTTACAATActgtatttttctctctttgcgTTCAATTTCTTGTGGGACTACACGCATTTCAACCTGTTGCTTGCAACGAGAATTGCAAAGCTCCAACGATCAATGCCGGATCTAGCACCATCGAGGGATCTTGTTCAACGTTCCATGCCAATGAACTTGGAGTTGACCGCCAAGTGGCATCTTACCGTGGTCTTCGCTATGCAAAGCCTCCTGTGGGACGCCGACGATTCACTCCTCCAGAATTGCAGGATTTGGACTTGAAAGTAGATGGAAATTCGGGTGGACCAAGTTGTCCACAGGGACTTCATCCAGTATACAACACCGAGTCTGGCAGTGACGAGGATTGCCTCTTTCTTGATGTTTTTGTGCCTCTGCCACAA AGGGATGTGCCCCTCGCTGTGCTGGTATGGCTTCATGGAGGTGGTTTCATGTATGGCGCTGGAACAGTTCCAATGTTATCTCCCCTCCCATTGGTCGCTTTAGGTGACGTCATAGTGGTAACCATAAACTACCGTTTAGGAGCTCTTGGATATCTAACCACGG GGGACAATATCATACCACCAAATCTCGGTGTTATGGACCAAATAACAGCCTTGAATTGGATTAGGAAATACATATCAG CATTTGGAGGTGATCCAAATCGAGTGTCTCTCTTTGGTGATAGCGCGGGATCAGCAAGCATTCATATCCATATCATGTCTCCATTGTCGTCTGGTCTATTTCATCGAGCAATCATGCAG AGCGGagcatcaacatcatcatgggCAAGGTCTCCCGACCTAGCAACAGCACGAAACAGAGCTCAGACCCTAGGTCGACTGGTGGGGTGTGGTGAAGTTCCATCTTCTGCACAACTTTTAGAATGTCTCGAGCAAATTCCTGCATATGAAATTGTTGCTATGCAGCAACGA GTGTTAGCTGACACGGGAGATTCGGCTGATATCGCATTCCTCCCCGTAATCGATCATGTAGTCATCCCTGATACTCCGGACATCGTTGGCAAAATGGGTTCGTACAACAATGTTAGCCTCATCGTTGGGGCTAACGCAGATGAGGggatgatgaccatgatgaagCTGTTTCCAAAGGCGATTACGACACCCACAGTCACTCGTCAAGAGCTGCGGCATTACATGTCGACCGTTATCAAGGTGGAGGATTCCATCCTTCAAGACCTGATCGAACTGGTATACGATGTGGACGAACATGAAAGCCCTTCACATACGAATAGGATGTACAGTGATCGAGGCCAAAATAAAGACGAGTACTTAACTGAGTTAATGAATGATGGAATGTTGAACGTGTTTGATAAGCTCAATGACATCGTCGGCGATATGACCATGTTTTGTCCTACCATCGCTGTGGCAGATTTTGCAGCCGATGCGGGATTGAAAGTATATCGTTATCATATGACTCACAG ACCCAGCCAGTCATTTTGGCGTCCCATAACTTGGACCCGTGTTAACCATG AGACCCGAATCAAAATGAAGACAGTCCATGGCTGA
- the LOC129256271 gene encoding cholinesterase 2-like isoform X2, which produces MMIRYNTVFFSLCVQFLVGLHAFQPVACNENCKAPTINAGSSTIEGSCSTFHANELGVDRQVASYRGLRYAKPPVGRRRFTPPELQDLDLKVDGNSGGPSCPQGLHPVYNTESGSDEDCLFLDVFVPLPQRDVPLAVLVWLHGGGFMYGAGTVPMLSPLPLVALGDVIVVTINYRLGALGYLTTGDNIIPPNLGVMDQITALNWIRKYISAFGGDPNRVSLFGDSAGSASIHIHIMSPLSSGLFHRAIMQSGASTSSWARSPDLATARNRAQTLGRLVGCGEVPSSAQLLECLEQIPAYEIVAMQQRVLADTGDSADIAFLPVIDHVVIPDTPDIVGKMGSYNNVSLIVGANADEGMMTMMKLFPKAITTPTVTRQELRHYMSTVIKVEDSILQDLIELVYDVDEHESPSHTNRMYSDRGQNKDEPSQSFWRPITWTRVNHGENLLFVFGVHFLPHLNWTLTPEEVNMTSRIIQYWTNFASSGDPNQNEDSPWLMNDLPDWPLYDPITTDLSKNISPAMTDDSAFKSRECRFWNMIFARLQTRLR; this is translated from the exons ATGATGATTCGTTACAATActgtatttttctctctttgcgTTCAATTTCTTGTGGGACTACACGCATTTCAACCTGTTGCTTGCAACGAGAATTGCAAAGCTCCAACGATCAATGCCGGATCTAGCACCATCGAGGGATCTTGTTCAACGTTCCATGCCAATGAACTTGGAGTTGACCGCCAAGTGGCATCTTACCGTGGTCTTCGCTATGCAAAGCCTCCTGTGGGACGCCGACGATTCACTCCTCCAGAATTGCAGGATTTGGACTTGAAAGTAGATGGAAATTCGGGTGGACCAAGTTGTCCACAGGGACTTCATCCAGTATACAACACCGAGTCTGGCAGTGACGAGGATTGCCTCTTTCTTGATGTTTTTGTGCCTCTGCCACAA AGGGATGTGCCCCTCGCTGTGCTGGTATGGCTTCATGGAGGTGGTTTCATGTATGGCGCTGGAACAGTTCCAATGTTATCTCCCCTCCCATTGGTCGCTTTAGGTGACGTCATAGTGGTAACCATAAACTACCGTTTAGGAGCTCTTGGATATCTAACCACGG GGGACAATATCATACCACCAAATCTCGGTGTTATGGACCAAATAACAGCCTTGAATTGGATTAGGAAATACATATCAG CATTTGGAGGTGATCCAAATCGAGTGTCTCTCTTTGGTGATAGCGCGGGATCAGCAAGCATTCATATCCATATCATGTCTCCATTGTCGTCTGGTCTATTTCATCGAGCAATCATGCAG AGCGGagcatcaacatcatcatgggCAAGGTCTCCCGACCTAGCAACAGCACGAAACAGAGCTCAGACCCTAGGTCGACTGGTGGGGTGTGGTGAAGTTCCATCTTCTGCACAACTTTTAGAATGTCTCGAGCAAATTCCTGCATATGAAATTGTTGCTATGCAGCAACGA GTGTTAGCTGACACGGGAGATTCGGCTGATATCGCATTCCTCCCCGTAATCGATCATGTAGTCATCCCTGATACTCCGGACATCGTTGGCAAAATGGGTTCGTACAACAATGTTAGCCTCATCGTTGGGGCTAACGCAGATGAGGggatgatgaccatgatgaagCTGTTTCCAAAGGCGATTACGACACCCACAGTCACTCGTCAAGAGCTGCGGCATTACATGTCGACCGTTATCAAGGTGGAGGATTCCATCCTTCAAGACCTGATCGAACTGGTATACGATGTGGACGAACATGAAAGCCCTTCACATACGAATAGGATGTACAGTGATCGAGGCCAAAATAAAGACGA ACCCAGCCAGTCATTTTGGCGTCCCATAACTTGGACCCGTGTTAACCATGGTGAGAATCTTCTCTTTGTATTTGGGGTACACTTCCTACCCCATCTTAATTGGACCTTAACACCAGAAGAAGTAAATATGACGTCACGCATCATCCAGTATTGGACCAACTTCGCCTCTTCGGG AGACCCGAATCAAAATGAAGACAGTCCATGGCTGATGAACGACTTACCAGATTGGCCGCTCTACGATCCTATCACAACAGATCTCTCTAAGAACATTTCACCAGCAATGACAGATGATTCCGCTTTCAAATCTAGAGAATGTAGATTTTGGAATATGATATTCGCGCGTTTACAAACTCGTCTTCGatga
- the LOC129256271 gene encoding cholinesterase 2-like isoform X1 yields the protein MMIRYNTVFFSLCVQFLVGLHAFQPVACNENCKAPTINAGSSTIEGSCSTFHANELGVDRQVASYRGLRYAKPPVGRRRFTPPELQDLDLKVDGNSGGPSCPQGLHPVYNTESGSDEDCLFLDVFVPLPQRDVPLAVLVWLHGGGFMYGAGTVPMLSPLPLVALGDVIVVTINYRLGALGYLTTGDNIIPPNLGVMDQITALNWIRKYISAFGGDPNRVSLFGDSAGSASIHIHIMSPLSSGLFHRAIMQSGASTSSWARSPDLATARNRAQTLGRLVGCGEVPSSAQLLECLEQIPAYEIVAMQQRVLADTGDSADIAFLPVIDHVVIPDTPDIVGKMGSYNNVSLIVGANADEGMMTMMKLFPKAITTPTVTRQELRHYMSTVIKVEDSILQDLIELVYDVDEHESPSHTNRMYSDRGQNKDEYLTELMNDGMLNVFDKLNDIVGDMTMFCPTIAVADFAADAGLKVYRYHMTHRPSQSFWRPITWTRVNHGENLLFVFGVHFLPHLNWTLTPEEVNMTSRIIQYWTNFASSGDPNQNEDSPWLMNDLPDWPLYDPITTDLSKNISPAMTDDSAFKSRECRFWNMIFARLQTRLR from the exons ATGATGATTCGTTACAATActgtatttttctctctttgcgTTCAATTTCTTGTGGGACTACACGCATTTCAACCTGTTGCTTGCAACGAGAATTGCAAAGCTCCAACGATCAATGCCGGATCTAGCACCATCGAGGGATCTTGTTCAACGTTCCATGCCAATGAACTTGGAGTTGACCGCCAAGTGGCATCTTACCGTGGTCTTCGCTATGCAAAGCCTCCTGTGGGACGCCGACGATTCACTCCTCCAGAATTGCAGGATTTGGACTTGAAAGTAGATGGAAATTCGGGTGGACCAAGTTGTCCACAGGGACTTCATCCAGTATACAACACCGAGTCTGGCAGTGACGAGGATTGCCTCTTTCTTGATGTTTTTGTGCCTCTGCCACAA AGGGATGTGCCCCTCGCTGTGCTGGTATGGCTTCATGGAGGTGGTTTCATGTATGGCGCTGGAACAGTTCCAATGTTATCTCCCCTCCCATTGGTCGCTTTAGGTGACGTCATAGTGGTAACCATAAACTACCGTTTAGGAGCTCTTGGATATCTAACCACGG GGGACAATATCATACCACCAAATCTCGGTGTTATGGACCAAATAACAGCCTTGAATTGGATTAGGAAATACATATCAG CATTTGGAGGTGATCCAAATCGAGTGTCTCTCTTTGGTGATAGCGCGGGATCAGCAAGCATTCATATCCATATCATGTCTCCATTGTCGTCTGGTCTATTTCATCGAGCAATCATGCAG AGCGGagcatcaacatcatcatgggCAAGGTCTCCCGACCTAGCAACAGCACGAAACAGAGCTCAGACCCTAGGTCGACTGGTGGGGTGTGGTGAAGTTCCATCTTCTGCACAACTTTTAGAATGTCTCGAGCAAATTCCTGCATATGAAATTGTTGCTATGCAGCAACGA GTGTTAGCTGACACGGGAGATTCGGCTGATATCGCATTCCTCCCCGTAATCGATCATGTAGTCATCCCTGATACTCCGGACATCGTTGGCAAAATGGGTTCGTACAACAATGTTAGCCTCATCGTTGGGGCTAACGCAGATGAGGggatgatgaccatgatgaagCTGTTTCCAAAGGCGATTACGACACCCACAGTCACTCGTCAAGAGCTGCGGCATTACATGTCGACCGTTATCAAGGTGGAGGATTCCATCCTTCAAGACCTGATCGAACTGGTATACGATGTGGACGAACATGAAAGCCCTTCACATACGAATAGGATGTACAGTGATCGAGGCCAAAATAAAGACGAGTACTTAACTGAGTTAATGAATGATGGAATGTTGAACGTGTTTGATAAGCTCAATGACATCGTCGGCGATATGACCATGTTTTGTCCTACCATCGCTGTGGCAGATTTTGCAGCCGATGCGGGATTGAAAGTATATCGTTATCATATGACTCACAG ACCCAGCCAGTCATTTTGGCGTCCCATAACTTGGACCCGTGTTAACCATGGTGAGAATCTTCTCTTTGTATTTGGGGTACACTTCCTACCCCATCTTAATTGGACCTTAACACCAGAAGAAGTAAATATGACGTCACGCATCATCCAGTATTGGACCAACTTCGCCTCTTCGGG AGACCCGAATCAAAATGAAGACAGTCCATGGCTGATGAACGACTTACCAGATTGGCCGCTCTACGATCCTATCACAACAGATCTCTCTAAGAACATTTCACCAGCAATGACAGATGATTCCGCTTTCAAATCTAGAGAATGTAGATTTTGGAATATGATATTCGCGCGTTTACAAACTCGTCTTCGatga